One region of Miscanthus floridulus cultivar M001 chromosome 19, ASM1932011v1, whole genome shotgun sequence genomic DNA includes:
- the LOC136527706 gene encoding peroxisomal acyl-coenzyme A oxidase 1-like isoform X2: MDAAAEVDHLAGERAAARFDVEAMKVAWAGSRHAVEVGDRMARLVASDPVFRKDNRTMLSRKDLFKDTLRKAAHAWKRIVELRLTEEEAGMLRLYVDQPGYVDLHWGMFVPAIKGQGTEEQQKKWLPMAYKFQIIGCYAQTELGHGSNVQGLETTATFDPKTDEFVIHSPTLTSSKWWPGGLGKASTHAVVYARLITEGKDYGIHGFIVQLRSLEDHSPLPGVTLGDIGGKFGSGAYNSMDNGVLRFDHVRIPRDQMLMRLSQVTREGKYVNSDVPKQLLYGTMVFVRQTIVADASKALSRAVCIAVRYSAIRKQFGSQDGGPETKVLDYKTQQSRLFPLLASAYAFRFVGDWLKWLYMDVTQKLEAKDYSTLQEAHACTAGLKAVTTSATADAIEECRKLCGGHGYLNSSGLPELFAVYVPACTYEGDNIVLLLQVARILMKTVSQLASGKQPVGTMAYMGNVQYLMQCKCAVNTAEDWLNPVAIQEAFETRALRMAVNCAQNIGQAASQEEGFYERSPDLLEAAVAHIQLIIVTKYSRTFLDME, from the exons ATGGACGCAGCGGCGGAGGTGGACCACCTCGCGGGCGAGAGGGCCGCCGCGCGCTTCGACGTCGAGGCGATGAAGGTTGCGTGGGCTGGCTCGCGACACgccgtcgaagtcggcgaccgcATGGCCCGACTCGTCGCGTCCGACCCT GTCTTCCGCAAGGATAACAGGACCATGCTCTCCAGGAAGGACTTGTTTAAGGACACTCTAAGAAAGGCAGCCCACGCATGGAAGCGTATTGTCGAACTACGACTTACAG AGGAGGAAGCAGGTATGCTGAGGCTATACGTAGATCAGCCTGGTTATGTTGATCTGCATTGG GGCATGTTTGTTCCTGCTATAAAAGGTCAAGGTACTGAGGAGCAGCAGAAGAAGTGGTTGCCTATGGCTTACAAGTTCCAAATAATTGGGTGCTATGCTCAGACTGAACTTGGTCACGGCTCAAACGTTCAGGGCCTTGAAACAACTGCTACATTTGATCCAAAGACTGATGAGTTTGTCATCCACAGTCCAACTCTTACCTCCAGTAAA TGGTGGCCTGGTGGCTTGGGGAAAGCTTCCACGCATGCAGTGGTGTATGCTCGGCTGATAACTGAAGGAAAGGACTATGGTATACATG GTTTCATTGTTCAACTGCGAAGCTTAGAGGATCACTCCCCGCTTCCTGGTGTTACCCTGGGTGATATTGGTGGAAAATTTGGTAGCGGTGCGTATAACAGTATGGACAATGGTGTTCTGCGATTTGACCATGTGCGCATACCAAGGGATCAAATGTTGATGAG GCTTTCACAAGTTACTAGGGAGGGGAAATATGTTAATTCAGATGTCCCAAAGCAGCTGCTTTATGGGACAATGGTTTTTGTTCGTCAGACAATAGTCGCGGATGCTTCTAAGGCTTTGTCCCGTGCTGTTTGCATTGCTGTACGATACAGCGCCATCCGAAAGCAGTTTGGCTCTCAAGATGGTGGCCCTGAGACTAAG GTCCTTGATTACAAGACTCAACAAAGCAGACTCTTTCCATTGCTGGCTtcagcatatgcatttagattcgtGGGTGACTGGCTCAAGTGGCTATACATGGATGTCACTCAGAAACTGGAAGCTAAAGACTACTCAACACTGCAAGAAGCCCATGCCTGTACTGCTGGTTTGAAGGCTGTGACGACATCTGCAACAGCT GATGCCATTGAAGAATGCAGAAAGCTCTGTGGTGGACATGGTTACTTGAACAGCAGTGGGCTTCCTGAATTGTTTGCTGTCTATGTTCCTGCTTGCACTTATGAAGGAGACAATATTGTTCTGCTTTTGCAG GTTGCAAGGATTCTAATGAAGACTGTATCTCAATTGGCATCTGGAAAACAACCTGTTGGTACAATGGCTTACATGGGCAATGTACAATATCTGATGCAATGCAAATGTGCTGTTAACACAG CCGAAGACTGGCTTAACCCTGTTGCCATACAAGAGGCGTTTGAAACCAGGGCTCTCAGGATGGCAGTAAACTGTGCCCAGAACATAGGCCAAGCAGCAAGCCAAGAAGAAG GTTTC